Proteins encoded within one genomic window of Pygocentrus nattereri isolate fPygNat1 chromosome 9, fPygNat1.pri, whole genome shotgun sequence:
- the LOC119264042 gene encoding uncharacterized protein LOC119264042, producing the protein MKSWTTGLDELVQCGYWPATINHQTIFHVDLFQSFQDLKQLAPGLSRQAFIGMLDERTKYFGRTGKICGDTFQRSFLEWCYAQHEVDKLLEVEPFRCTAGSPQMHAVSVDGNRKLYRFKNASGSATKGLFDGTFLARDEEVSSFVAQIQQATKHTPGKGMCGSSQWTAAKEHSGKSASKIDEEGLEIAVCRHGVLLRALNMFRGEIYAYPLYLQKELSPSNVSFFCSDVACKYYPYLEKVSNKCSELQGLLEMHPLLSVMHAKAHSWTCELKWGGRNQEGAGNTIGEEVEQVNSFLSRAAISTKYMSKGGRTDMLTVLAMGWNKKKMSNMDKILAQRYAKAVQRVADDKLKLEELKAELRIDDAVIQHWPEANSSLEGEASREVILKKKIEGLYLSVMQRKHHLYRQTDSNKRRHKLRQKIAEEKAALSSAIEELREQTDIILPAVDELLLTENFVWSWTYLGPTDLRTKKAIFDQVMVIRRMQEEEQIVVQEMRRHLNSLIGVAGSLKTLLLDQSNGAHCGYHSMLRRRLSVVNAQVHHTKASFSLALHGEMTSQDMLSEDREEQVSDVEDTSDDDNDIDSS; encoded by the exons ATGAAAAGCTGGACCACTGGACTTGATGAACTAGTACAATGTGGATATTGGCCTGCTACCATCAACCACCAGACCATCTTCCATGTAGACCTGTTCCAGTCTTTCCAggatctgaagcagctggctCCTGGGCTTTCTCGTCAAGCATTTATTGGAATGCTTGATGAAAGAACAAAGTATTTTGGCAGA ACCGGAAAAATATGTGGTGACACATTCCAGCGGTCATTTCTGGAGTGGTGCTACGCGCAGCATGAGGTGGACAAACTGTTGGAAGTTGAGCCCTTCCGGTGTACAGCAGGTTCACCACAAATGCATGCTGTATCAGTGGATGGAAATAGAAAATTATACCGATTTAAGAATGCATCAGG AAGTGCCACAAAGGGACTTTTTGATGGCACCTTCCTGGCCAGAGATGAGGAGGTGTCAAGTTTTGTTGCTCAAATCCAGCAGGCAACcaaacat acTCCTGGGAAAGGAATGTGCGGATCATCACAATGGACAGCTGCAAAAGAGCATTCTGGGAAATCTGCCTCAAAAATTGATGAGGAGGGGCTGGAAATCGCTGTGTGCCGGCATGGGGTGCTTTTGAGAGCACTGAATATGTTCAGAGGGGAGATTTATGCTTACCCTCTGTATCTGCAGAAGGAACTGTCCCCCtcaaatgtttcctttttctgttcAGATGTGGCATGCAAGTATTATCCGTATTTGGAAAAGGTCTCCAATAAGTGCTCTGAACTGCAGGGACTATTGGAGATGCATCCACTTCTTTCAGTGATGCATGCCAAAGCACACTCCTGGACATGTGAG TTGAAATGGGGTGGACGCAATCAAGAAGGCGCTGGCAATACCATTGGTGAGGAAGTGGAGCAG GTAAATAGCTTCCTGTCCAGGGCTGCTATCTCCACAAAATACATGTCTAAAGGTG GAAGAACAGACATGCTCACAGTTCTGGCAATGGGgtggaacaaaaagaaaatgagtaaCATGGACAAAATATTGGCCCAAAGATATGCTAAG GCCGTCCAGAGAGTGGCAGATGATAAGCTTAAGCTGGAGGAGCTCAAAGCTGAGTTAAGAATTGATGATGCTGTTATCCAACACTGGCCTGAAG CAAATTCTAGTTTGGAGGGTGAAGCCTCAAGGGAGGTCATTCTGAAGAAGAAAATTGAAGGATTGTACCTTAGTGTCATGCAGAGGAAACATCACCTTTACCGTCAGACAG ACAGCAACAAGAGACGACATAAGTTGCGCCAGAAAATTGCAGAGGAAAAGGCAGCTTTATCTTCTGCTATTGAAGAGCTACGTGAACAGACGGACATCATTCTGCCTGCTGTTGATGAGCTTCTCTTGACTGAAAATTTTGTGTGGTCCTGGACTTATCTTGGACCCA CTGATCTCAGAACAAAGAAGGCCATCTTTGACCAGGTGATGGTGATCAGGAGAATGCAAGAGGAGGAGCAAATTGTAGTTCAGGAGATGAGGAGGCACTTGAACTCCCTCATAGGTGTTGCTGGGAGTCTAAAAACCTTACTGCTGGACCAAA GCAATGGCGCACACTGTGGATATCACAGCATGTTGAGGAGGAGATTGAGTGTTGTGAATGCCCAAGTACATCACACAAAAGCATCATTCAGCTTGGCTCTTCATGGAGAAATGACATCCCAAGATATGCTGTCTGAGGACAGGGAGGAACAAGTGTCAGATGTGGAGGACACATCTGATGATGACAATGACATTGATTCTTCATAA